One region of Caldimonas thermodepolymerans genomic DNA includes:
- a CDS encoding FAD binding domain-containing protein produces the protein MYAFQLERPTSTAEAARLAAAGARPLAGGQTLLASMKLRLVSAEQVVDLSAIGELAGIRRDGNAVVIGAMTRHAEVAGSAEVKAAIPALADLAGGIGDRQVRNLGTLGGSLANNDPSACYPAAVLGLGATVNTTKRSIPADQFFTGLFSTALEEGELITSVSFPIPRRAAYCKFRQPASRFALIGVFVAQTDAGVRVAVTGGGNGVFRHQGLEQALSANFTPQAAAGVSISADDLSSDIHASAAYRANLISVMTQRAVAKALG, from the coding sequence ATGTACGCATTCCAGCTTGAACGTCCCACCTCCACCGCCGAAGCCGCGCGCCTTGCGGCAGCCGGCGCGCGGCCGCTGGCCGGTGGCCAGACGCTGCTGGCGTCGATGAAGCTGCGCCTGGTCAGTGCCGAGCAGGTGGTCGACCTCAGCGCCATCGGCGAGCTGGCCGGCATCCGCCGCGACGGCAATGCCGTCGTGATCGGCGCGATGACGCGCCATGCCGAGGTGGCCGGCAGCGCCGAGGTCAAGGCCGCGATCCCGGCGCTGGCCGACCTGGCCGGCGGCATCGGCGACCGGCAGGTGCGCAACCTCGGCACGCTCGGCGGCTCGCTGGCCAACAACGATCCCTCGGCCTGCTACCCGGCCGCGGTGCTGGGCCTGGGCGCGACGGTGAACACCACCAAGCGCTCGATCCCGGCGGACCAGTTCTTCACCGGGCTGTTCTCCACTGCACTGGAAGAGGGCGAGCTGATCACCTCGGTGTCGTTCCCGATCCCGCGTCGCGCGGCGTACTGCAAGTTCCGCCAGCCGGCCTCGCGCTTCGCGCTGATCGGCGTGTTCGTCGCGCAGACCGACGCGGGCGTGCGGGTGGCGGTGACCGGTGGCGGCAACGGGGTGTTCCGGCACCAGGGGCTGGAGCAGGCGCTGTCGGCGAACTTCACGCCGCAGGCCGCGGCCGGGGTGAGCATCTCGGCCGACGACCTCAGCAGCGACATCCATGCCAGCGCCGCCTACCGCGCCAACCTCATCAGCGTGATGACGCAGCGCGCCGTCGCCAAGGCGCTCGGCTGA
- the secF gene encoding protein translocase subunit SecF has product MEFFRIKRDIPFMRHALVLNAVSFITFLAAVFFLATRGLHLSIEFTGGTVLEVQYAEAADLPKVRQTVESLQLGDVQVQNFGTSRDVLIRIPLRGEAKQSELVGQVFGRLCAAEGGTVGRQESVTAQGEAVSREVCTAGSEEPLKLQRSEFVGPQVGSELARDGALALAATIAGIMIYLAFRFEWKFAVAGIIANLHDVVIILGFFAFFQWEFSLSVLAAVLAVLGYSVNESVVIFDRIREAFRKYRKMTTPQVIDHAITSTISRTVITHGSTQVMVLSMLLFGGPTLHYFSLALTIGICFGIYSSVFVAAAVAMWLGVKREDLVKPSRKETDPNDPNAGAVV; this is encoded by the coding sequence ATGGAATTCTTCCGAATCAAGCGCGACATCCCCTTCATGCGGCACGCGCTGGTGCTGAACGCGGTGTCGTTCATCACCTTCCTGGCGGCCGTGTTCTTCCTCGCCACGCGCGGCCTGCACCTGTCGATCGAGTTCACCGGCGGCACGGTGCTGGAGGTGCAGTACGCCGAAGCGGCCGACCTGCCCAAGGTGCGCCAGACCGTGGAGTCGCTGCAGCTGGGCGACGTGCAGGTGCAGAACTTCGGCACCTCGCGCGACGTGCTGATCCGCATCCCGCTGCGCGGCGAGGCCAAGCAGAGCGAGCTGGTCGGCCAGGTGTTCGGCCGCCTGTGCGCGGCCGAGGGCGGCACGGTCGGGCGGCAGGAATCCGTCACCGCGCAGGGCGAGGCGGTCAGCCGCGAGGTCTGCACGGCCGGCAGCGAGGAGCCGCTGAAGCTGCAGCGCAGCGAGTTCGTCGGCCCGCAGGTCGGCTCCGAGCTGGCCCGCGACGGCGCGCTGGCGCTGGCCGCGACCATCGCCGGCATCATGATCTACCTGGCGTTCCGCTTCGAGTGGAAGTTCGCCGTGGCCGGCATCATCGCCAACCTGCACGACGTGGTGATCATCCTCGGCTTCTTCGCGTTCTTCCAGTGGGAGTTCTCGCTGTCGGTGCTGGCCGCGGTGCTCGCGGTGCTGGGCTATTCGGTCAACGAGTCGGTGGTGATCTTCGACCGCATCCGCGAGGCGTTCCGCAAGTACCGCAAGATGACCACCCCGCAGGTCATCGACCACGCCATCACCAGCACGATCAGCCGCACGGTCATCACCCACGGCTCGACCCAGGTCATGGTGCTGTCGATGCTGCTGTTCGGCGGCCCGACGCTGCACTACTTCTCGCTGGCCCTGACCATCGGCATCTGCTTCGGCATCTACTCGTCGGTGTTCGTCGCCGCGGCAGTGGCGATGTGGCTGGGCGTCAAGCGTGAAGACCTGGTCAAGCCCTCGCGCAAGGAAACCGACCCGAACGACCCGAATGCGGGGGCAGTGGTGTAG
- a CDS encoding vWA domain-containing protein produces the protein MITRAAPLGDARSGKLADNLVAFGRALRRAGVPVDSARLALAGEAAALVGVESRADLAAALEATLVSREQDRTVFAELFDAYFRDPKVAAHLLAQMLPRTPGHAEPARRPRVREALSPQAPERGGESSSERQVELDAAMTASEQQRLRHADFNALSADEYRLVERLAREVALPLPEVASRRTQAGTRGPALHWSRTLREAGRNGGELLRLLRRRRRAQPLPLLVLVDVSGSMERYARLLLAFLHAATRGRRRDVFAFGTHLTDLTPAFRLADTDAMLAAANQAIDDFAGGTRLGASLAALRRDHARRLVGGRTLVLLVTDGLDTGEPEALEHELDWLRRHCRRLLWLNPLLRFEGYQPLARGAAALYRKADGMLAVHNLSKLQDLAAALAAVLRTCRT, from the coding sequence ATGATCACGCGCGCCGCCCCGCTCGGCGACGCCCGCAGTGGCAAGCTCGCCGACAACCTGGTCGCCTTCGGCCGCGCCCTGCGGCGCGCCGGCGTGCCGGTGGACAGCGCGCGCCTGGCGCTGGCGGGCGAGGCGGCCGCGCTGGTGGGGGTCGAGTCGCGCGCCGACCTGGCCGCGGCGCTGGAAGCCACGCTGGTCAGCCGCGAGCAGGACCGCACCGTGTTCGCCGAGCTGTTCGACGCCTACTTCCGCGATCCCAAGGTCGCCGCGCACCTGCTGGCGCAGATGCTGCCGCGCACGCCGGGGCATGCCGAGCCGGCGCGCCGCCCGCGCGTGCGCGAGGCGCTGTCGCCGCAGGCCCCCGAGCGCGGCGGCGAGTCCTCGTCCGAGCGCCAGGTCGAGCTGGACGCGGCGATGACCGCGAGCGAGCAGCAGCGCCTGCGCCATGCCGACTTCAACGCCCTGTCGGCCGACGAGTACCGCCTGGTCGAGCGGCTGGCGCGCGAGGTCGCGCTGCCGCTGCCCGAGGTCGCGAGCCGCCGCACCCAGGCCGGCACCCGCGGGCCCGCGCTGCACTGGTCGCGCACGCTGCGCGAGGCCGGCCGCAACGGCGGCGAGCTGCTGCGCCTGCTGCGCCGCCGGCGCCGTGCGCAACCGCTGCCGCTGCTGGTGCTGGTGGACGTGTCCGGCTCGATGGAGCGCTACGCGCGCCTGCTGCTGGCCTTCCTGCATGCGGCCACCCGCGGGCGCCGGCGCGACGTGTTCGCCTTCGGCACGCACCTGACCGACCTGACGCCGGCGTTTCGCCTCGCGGACACCGACGCGATGCTGGCCGCGGCCAACCAGGCGATCGACGACTTCGCCGGCGGCACGCGCCTGGGCGCCTCGCTGGCCGCGCTGCGCCGCGACCATGCCCGGCGCCTGGTGGGCGGGCGCACGCTGGTGCTGCTGGTCACCGACGGGCTGGACACCGGCGAGCCCGAAGCGCTGGAGCACGAGCTGGACTGGCTGCGCCGGCACTGCCGCCGGCTGCTCTGGCTCAACCCGCTGCTGCGCTTCGAGGGCTACCAGCCGCTCGCGCGCGGCGCGGCGGCGCTGTACCGCAAGGCCGACGGCATGCTCGCGGTGCACAACCTGAGCAAGCTGCAGGACCTGGCCGCGGCGCTGGCGGCCGTCCTGCGTACCTGTAGAACCTAG
- the secD gene encoding protein translocase subunit SecD, which yields MNRYPWWKYAIMLIALVVGVLYTLPNFFGEAPAVQVSSGKATVRVDASVVVRVEQLLQQASIQADFVQLDGNSVRARFADTDTQIRARDVLERGLNPDRNDPGYIVALNLLSRSPQWLASINALPMYLGLDLRGGVHFLMQVDMQAVLTKRAEGLTNDVRSLLRERDLRHAGVNRVGDDVEVRFRDPAVAARALDLLANQQPDFQWTQVADGDAVKLVASLRPEAARRVQEQALKQNITTLHNRVNELGTSEPVIQQQGLDRVVVQLPGVQDTARAKDIIGRTATLEVRLVDDSAEALAAAAGTGPVPFGTERYVERGGGPLIVKRQVILTGENLTDAQAGFDEQQQPAVHLTLDAKGARIFRDVTRENVGKRMAILLFEKGKGEVVTAPVIRTEIGGGRVQISGRMTTQEANDVALLLRAGSLAAPMEIIEERTIGPTLGADNIAKGFDSVMWGFVAIVVFMIAYYLMFGVFSAIALSVNLLLLVAVLSMLQATLTLPGIAAIALTLGMAIDANVLINERVREELRNGAAPQTAIHLGFERAWATILDSNVTTLVAGVALLAFGSGPVRGFAVVHCLGILTSMFSAVFFARGLVNLWYGRQKKLKSVSIGQVWRPDGGNAAKAEG from the coding sequence ATGAACCGATATCCGTGGTGGAAATACGCGATCATGCTGATCGCGCTGGTGGTAGGGGTCCTCTACACCCTGCCCAACTTCTTCGGCGAGGCGCCGGCCGTGCAGGTGTCCAGCGGCAAGGCCACGGTACGGGTGGACGCATCGGTCGTCGTGCGGGTCGAGCAGCTGCTGCAACAGGCCTCGATCCAGGCCGACTTCGTGCAGCTGGACGGCAATTCGGTGCGCGCACGCTTCGCCGACACCGACACCCAGATCCGTGCGCGCGACGTGCTGGAGCGCGGGCTGAACCCCGACCGCAACGATCCCGGCTACATCGTCGCGCTCAACCTGCTGTCGCGCTCGCCGCAGTGGCTCGCCTCGATCAACGCGCTGCCCATGTACCTGGGCCTGGACCTGCGCGGCGGCGTGCACTTCCTGATGCAGGTCGACATGCAGGCCGTGCTGACCAAGCGCGCCGAGGGCCTGACCAACGACGTGCGCAGCCTGCTGCGCGAGCGTGACCTGCGCCACGCGGGCGTCAACCGCGTCGGCGACGACGTCGAGGTGCGCTTCCGCGACCCGGCGGTGGCCGCCAGGGCGCTGGACCTGCTCGCGAACCAGCAGCCCGACTTCCAGTGGACCCAGGTCGCCGACGGCGATGCGGTCAAGCTGGTCGCCTCGCTCAGGCCCGAGGCGGCGCGCCGCGTGCAGGAGCAGGCACTCAAGCAGAACATCACGACGCTGCACAACCGCGTCAACGAACTCGGCACCAGCGAACCGGTGATCCAGCAGCAGGGCCTGGACCGGGTGGTGGTGCAGCTGCCCGGCGTGCAGGACACCGCCCGGGCCAAGGACATCATCGGCCGCACCGCCACGCTGGAGGTGCGCCTGGTCGACGACAGCGCCGAGGCGCTGGCCGCGGCGGCCGGCACCGGCCCGGTGCCGTTCGGCACCGAGCGCTACGTCGAGCGCGGCGGCGGCCCGCTGATCGTCAAGCGCCAGGTCATCCTGACCGGCGAGAACCTCACCGACGCCCAGGCCGGCTTCGACGAGCAGCAGCAGCCGGCGGTGCACCTGACGCTGGACGCCAAGGGCGCGCGCATCTTCCGCGACGTCACGCGCGAGAACGTCGGCAAGCGCATGGCCATCCTGCTGTTCGAGAAGGGCAAGGGCGAAGTCGTCACCGCCCCGGTCATCCGCACCGAGATCGGTGGCGGCCGGGTGCAGATCTCCGGCCGCATGACCACGCAGGAGGCCAACGACGTCGCGCTGCTGCTGCGCGCCGGCTCGCTGGCCGCGCCGATGGAGATCATCGAGGAACGCACCATCGGCCCGACGCTGGGCGCCGACAACATCGCCAAGGGCTTCGACAGCGTGATGTGGGGTTTCGTCGCGATCGTGGTGTTCATGATCGCCTACTACCTGATGTTCGGCGTGTTCTCCGCGATCGCGCTGTCGGTCAACCTGCTGCTGCTGGTGGCCGTGCTGTCGATGCTGCAGGCCACGCTGACGCTGCCGGGCATCGCGGCCATCGCGCTGACGCTGGGCATGGCGATCGACGCCAACGTGCTGATCAACGAGCGGGTGCGCGAGGAGCTGCGCAACGGCGCGGCGCCGCAGACGGCCATCCACCTCGGCTTCGAGCGCGCCTGGGCGACCATCCTGGACTCCAACGTCACGACGCTGGTGGCCGGCGTCGCGCTGCTGGCCTTCGGGTCCGGCCCGGTGCGCGGCTTCGCGGTGGTGCACTGCCTGGGCATCCTGACCTCGATGTTCTCGGCCGTGTTCTTCGCCCGCGGCCTGGTGAACCTCTGGTACGGCCGGCAGAAGAAGCTCAAGTCGGTGTCGATCGGGCAGGTCTGGCGCCCCGACGGCGGGAACGCCGCCAAGGCCGAAGGCTGA
- a CDS encoding AAA family ATPase, translating to MIDSIDDLLQRLQGVGYFADRRLATAAFLALKLQRPLLLEGEPGVGKTELAKALAQVLGRELLRLQCYDGLEHRDALYEWNYPAQLLRMRAVEGTETAEEIEREVYQPRYLIKRPLLQALQSPPPGALLLVDEVDRADEPFEAFLLEYLGEYQVSIPELGVVRALVPPVTILTSNRTRELHDAVKRRCLYHWLDYPDRERELAIVRARVPQLREQLAKQVADFIARLRSQPCADAFQRLPGIAETVEWARALAALDTLTLDPEVVSDTAGILFKQREDVAALTPDLAAELLAPQDA from the coding sequence GTGATCGATTCCATCGACGACCTGCTGCAGCGGCTGCAGGGCGTCGGCTACTTCGCCGACCGGCGCCTGGCCACCGCGGCGTTCCTCGCGCTGAAGCTGCAGCGGCCGCTGCTGCTGGAAGGCGAGCCGGGCGTGGGCAAGACCGAGCTGGCCAAGGCGCTGGCGCAGGTGCTGGGTCGCGAGCTGCTGCGCCTGCAGTGCTACGACGGCCTCGAGCACCGCGACGCGCTCTACGAGTGGAACTACCCCGCGCAGCTGCTGCGCATGCGGGCGGTCGAAGGCACCGAGACGGCCGAGGAGATCGAGCGCGAGGTCTACCAGCCGCGCTACCTGATCAAGCGGCCCCTGCTGCAGGCGCTGCAGTCGCCGCCGCCCGGCGCGCTGCTGCTGGTCGACGAGGTGGACCGCGCCGACGAGCCCTTCGAGGCCTTCCTGCTGGAATACCTCGGCGAGTACCAGGTCAGCATCCCCGAGCTGGGCGTGGTGCGCGCGCTGGTGCCGCCGGTGACCATCCTCACCAGCAACCGCACGCGCGAGCTGCACGACGCGGTCAAGCGCCGCTGCCTGTACCACTGGCTCGACTACCCCGACCGGGAGCGCGAGCTCGCGATCGTGCGCGCCCGCGTGCCGCAGCTGCGCGAGCAGCTCGCGAAGCAGGTGGCCGACTTCATCGCGCGCCTGCGCAGCCAGCCCTGCGCGGATGCCTTCCAGCGCCTGCCGGGCATCGCCGAGACCGTCGAATGGGCGCGCGCGCTCGCGGCGCTGGACACGCTGACGCTGGACCCCGAGGTGGTGAGCGACACCGCCGGCATCCTGTTCAAGCAGCGCGAGGACGTGGCCGCGCTCACGCCCGACCTGGCCGCCGAGCTGCTGGCCCCGCAGGACGCATGA
- a CDS encoding CoxG family protein yields the protein MEMQGSRTLPVTQQQAWDALNDPEVLRACIPGCEKVERNGEDRYDVVMAVKVGPVGAKFNGKIALSDLQPPERYTLAFEGQGGAAGFGKGTAHVSLAPAGEDCELSYQVQAHVGGRIAQVGQRLIDGVARSMAEDFFKRFDEEMRRRHPREAAPEAGAAPASAPAPAAQPAAAGGGDRTWLWIAIAVAVVAAGWWLLG from the coding sequence ATGGAAATGCAAGGCAGCCGCACCCTGCCGGTGACGCAGCAGCAGGCCTGGGACGCGCTCAACGACCCCGAGGTGCTGCGCGCGTGCATCCCGGGCTGCGAGAAGGTGGAACGCAACGGCGAGGATCGTTACGACGTCGTGATGGCGGTCAAGGTCGGCCCGGTGGGAGCGAAGTTCAATGGGAAGATCGCGCTGTCGGACCTGCAGCCGCCCGAGCGCTACACCCTGGCCTTCGAGGGGCAGGGCGGTGCGGCCGGCTTCGGCAAGGGCACGGCGCACGTCTCGCTCGCGCCGGCGGGCGAGGACTGCGAGCTGAGCTACCAGGTGCAGGCCCACGTGGGCGGGCGCATTGCCCAGGTCGGCCAGCGCCTGATCGACGGTGTGGCGCGCTCGATGGCCGAGGACTTCTTCAAGCGCTTCGACGAGGAGATGCGCCGCCGCCACCCGCGCGAGGCCGCCCCCGAGGCCGGGGCCGCGCCGGCATCCGCGCCTGCACCTGCGGCACAGCCGGCCGCGGCCGGCGGCGGCGACCGGACCTGGCTGTGGATCGCGATCGCGGTGGCCGTGGTCGCGGCCGGCTGGTGGCTGCTCGGCTGA
- a CDS encoding xanthine dehydrogenase family protein molybdopterin-binding subunit: MGASDFAKLPYIGEALRRKEDARFLTGAGQYTDDIVLANQRYAVFVRSPHAHARINSIDTSQAKSMPGVRAVFTGADLAGKVNGLPCGWLITSTDGTPMKEPPHPVLAIGKVRYVGDPVAMVVADSVEQAKNAAEAVMVDYEVLGACVDVRDARNAPALHDEAPDNHCYKWAIGDKAQVDAAFAKAAHVTRIDLVNNRLVPNAIEPRSAIGVYNRGSDEYTLYVANQNPHVERLLMTAFVLGLPEHKVRVIAPDVGGGFGSKIFLYAEDVAVTWAARQLNCAVKWTAERSESFLTDAHGRDHVTHAEMAMDKDGRFLAMRVHTDANLGAYLSTFSTAVPTILYATLLAGQYTTPQIYVEVDAWFTNTAPVDAYRGAGRPEATYLLERLVTRCGWEMGLSQDEIRRRNLITQFPYQTPVALQYDTGDYVACLDKAMQLADVAGFEARRQASEAKGLKRGIGFSSYIEACGLAPSNIAGALGARAGLFECGEVRVHPTGSVTVFTGAHSHGQGHETTFAQVVAARLGIPVENVDVVHGDTGRIPFGMGTYGSRSISVGGAAIMKALDKIEAKARKIAAHLMEASEADIEFTNGEFRVKGTDKKVPFAQVALTAYVPHNYPLDQLEPGLNETAFYDPTNFTFPAGTYICEVEVDPATGQVRVDRFTAVDDFGVIINPMIVEGQVHGGIAQGIGQALLENCVYDKETGQLLTGSFMDYAMPRADDLPDFQLGTVCTPCTHNALGTKGCGEAGAIGAPPAVINAVLDALRDLGVKDFDMPATPARVWEAIQQARAQ, translated from the coding sequence ATGGGTGCATCCGATTTCGCCAAGCTCCCCTACATCGGCGAAGCGCTGCGGCGCAAGGAAGACGCGCGCTTCCTGACCGGCGCGGGCCAGTACACCGACGACATCGTGCTGGCCAACCAGCGCTACGCGGTGTTCGTGCGTTCGCCCCACGCGCACGCCAGGATCAACTCGATCGACACCTCGCAGGCCAAGTCCATGCCCGGGGTGCGCGCGGTGTTCACCGGCGCCGACCTGGCCGGCAAGGTCAACGGCCTGCCCTGCGGCTGGCTGATCACCAGCACCGACGGCACGCCGATGAAGGAGCCGCCGCACCCGGTGCTGGCCATCGGCAAGGTGCGCTACGTCGGCGACCCGGTCGCGATGGTGGTGGCCGATTCGGTGGAACAGGCCAAGAACGCGGCCGAGGCGGTGATGGTCGACTACGAGGTGCTGGGCGCCTGCGTGGACGTGCGCGACGCCCGCAACGCGCCGGCGCTGCACGACGAGGCGCCGGACAACCATTGCTACAAGTGGGCCATCGGCGACAAGGCGCAGGTCGACGCGGCGTTCGCGAAGGCCGCGCATGTCACCAGGATCGACCTGGTCAATAACCGGCTGGTACCCAACGCGATCGAGCCGCGCTCGGCGATCGGCGTCTACAACCGCGGCAGCGACGAGTACACGCTGTACGTCGCCAACCAGAACCCGCACGTCGAGCGCCTGCTGATGACGGCCTTCGTGCTGGGCCTGCCCGAGCACAAGGTGCGCGTGATCGCGCCGGACGTGGGCGGCGGCTTCGGCTCGAAGATCTTCCTGTACGCCGAGGACGTGGCCGTCACCTGGGCCGCCAGGCAGCTCAACTGCGCGGTCAAGTGGACCGCCGAGCGCAGCGAGTCGTTCCTGACCGACGCGCACGGCCGCGACCACGTCACGCACGCCGAGATGGCGATGGACAAGGACGGCAGGTTCCTCGCGATGCGCGTGCACACCGATGCGAACCTGGGCGCCTACCTGTCCACCTTCTCGACCGCGGTGCCGACCATCCTCTATGCGACGCTGCTGGCCGGGCAGTACACCACGCCGCAGATCTACGTCGAGGTCGATGCCTGGTTCACCAACACCGCGCCGGTGGACGCCTACCGCGGTGCCGGCCGGCCCGAGGCGACCTATCTGCTCGAGCGCCTGGTCACGCGCTGCGGCTGGGAGATGGGGCTGTCGCAGGACGAGATCCGGCGCCGCAACCTGATCACCCAGTTCCCGTACCAGACGCCGGTGGCGCTGCAGTACGACACCGGCGACTATGTCGCCTGCCTCGACAAGGCGATGCAGCTGGCCGACGTGGCGGGCTTCGAGGCGCGCCGCCAGGCGAGCGAGGCCAAGGGCCTCAAGCGCGGCATCGGCTTCAGCAGCTACATCGAGGCCTGCGGCCTGGCGCCGTCCAACATCGCCGGCGCGCTCGGCGCGCGCGCGGGCCTGTTCGAGTGCGGCGAGGTGCGCGTGCACCCGACCGGCAGCGTGACGGTGTTCACCGGCGCGCACAGCCACGGGCAGGGACACGAGACCACCTTCGCGCAGGTGGTGGCGGCGCGCCTGGGCATCCCCGTCGAGAACGTCGACGTGGTGCACGGCGACACCGGCCGCATCCCGTTCGGCATGGGCACCTACGGCTCGCGCTCGATCAGCGTCGGCGGCGCGGCCATCATGAAGGCGCTGGACAAGATCGAGGCCAAGGCCAGGAAGATCGCCGCGCACCTGATGGAAGCGAGCGAGGCCGACATCGAGTTCACCAACGGCGAGTTCCGTGTCAAGGGCACCGACAAGAAGGTGCCGTTCGCCCAGGTGGCGCTTACCGCCTACGTGCCGCACAACTATCCGCTGGACCAGCTGGAGCCCGGGCTGAACGAGACCGCGTTCTACGACCCGACCAACTTCACCTTCCCGGCAGGCACCTACATCTGCGAGGTCGAGGTCGACCCGGCCACCGGCCAGGTGCGCGTGGACCGCTTCACCGCGGTCGACGACTTCGGCGTGATCATCAACCCGATGATCGTCGAGGGCCAGGTGCACGGCGGCATCGCGCAGGGCATCGGCCAGGCGCTGCTGGAGAACTGCGTCTACGACAAGGAGACCGGCCAGCTGCTGACCGGCTCGTTCATGGACTACGCGATGCCGCGCGCCGACGACTTGCCGGACTTCCAGCTCGGCACGGTCTGCACGCCCTGCACGCACAACGCGCTGGGCACCAAGGGCTGCGGCGAGGCCGGCGCGATCGGTGCGCCGCCGGCGGTGATCAACGCGGTGCTCGACGCGCTGCGCGACCTGGGCGTGAAGGACTTCGACATGCCCGCCACGCCCGCGCGCGTGTGGGAAGCCATCCAGCAGGCCCGCGCTCAATGA
- a CDS encoding XdhC family protein produces the protein MENLDVLVLRTLRDWRQAGRRALLATVVRTWGSSPRPVGSIMALAEDGAVVGSVSGGCIEDDLIYRYTRAYAGQGEAKAIPSGPPEFVKYGVTADEAHRFGLPCGGTLELLLEYDPDPAALAELVRRLEAGELVRRTVRLADGQVTLETALTPSELALDEARMANTFGPEYRMLLIGAGQLAEYLATMALFSGFAVTVCDPREEYRGGFHVPGATLVSDMPDDVVRAFRPDRRSCVVALTHDPKLDDLALLEALGTEAFYVGAIGSRRNNDARRRRMIEHFGQTEASLARLRGPIGIYIGSKTPPEIAVSVMAEILAVKNGVPLPRDMDVAEAKNQRQIAASDDPVACALPQP, from the coding sequence ATGGAGAACCTGGACGTGTTGGTGCTGCGCACGCTGCGCGACTGGCGGCAGGCCGGCCGCCGTGCGCTGCTGGCCACCGTGGTGCGCACCTGGGGGTCGTCGCCGCGGCCGGTCGGCTCGATCATGGCGCTGGCCGAGGACGGGGCGGTGGTCGGCTCGGTCTCGGGCGGCTGTATCGAGGACGACCTGATCTACCGCTACACCCGGGCCTACGCCGGCCAGGGCGAGGCGAAGGCCATCCCGTCCGGTCCGCCCGAGTTCGTCAAGTACGGCGTCACCGCCGACGAGGCGCACCGCTTCGGGCTGCCCTGCGGCGGCACGCTGGAGCTGCTGCTCGAATACGACCCGGACCCGGCCGCGCTGGCCGAGCTGGTGCGCCGCCTGGAGGCCGGCGAGCTGGTGCGGCGCACCGTGCGGCTGGCCGACGGGCAGGTGACGCTGGAGACCGCGCTGACCCCCTCGGAGCTGGCGCTGGACGAGGCCCGCATGGCCAACACCTTCGGCCCCGAGTACCGCATGCTGCTGATCGGGGCCGGCCAGCTGGCCGAGTACCTGGCGACGATGGCGCTGTTCAGCGGCTTCGCGGTCACCGTGTGCGACCCGCGCGAGGAATACCGCGGCGGCTTCCACGTGCCCGGCGCGACCCTGGTCAGCGACATGCCCGACGACGTGGTGCGTGCCTTCCGCCCCGACCGGCGCAGCTGCGTGGTCGCGCTCACCCACGACCCCAAGCTGGACGACCTGGCGCTGCTGGAGGCGCTCGGCACCGAGGCCTTCTACGTCGGCGCGATCGGCAGCCGGCGCAACAACGACGCGCGGCGCCGGCGCATGATCGAGCACTTCGGCCAGACCGAGGCGTCGCTGGCCCGCCTGCGCGGGCCCATCGGCATCTACATCGGCAGCAAGACCCCGCCGGAGATCGCGGTCAGCGTGATGGCCGAGATCCTGGCGGTCAAGAACGGCGTGCCGCTGCCGCGCGACATGGACGTGGCCGAGGCCAAGAACCAGCGCCAGATCGCCGCCAGCGACGACCCGGTGGCCTGCGCGCTGCCGCAGCCCTGA
- the yajC gene encoding preprotein translocase subunit YajC — protein sequence MFISEAYAQAAAAPGGAESTLVSLLPLVLMFVVLYFIMIRPQMKRQKEHKAMIEALAKGDEVVTAGGLLGKVSKLGDTYLHIEVSNGVELQIQRNAVVQVLPKGTIK from the coding sequence GTGTTTATTTCCGAAGCCTATGCACAAGCCGCGGCCGCACCGGGCGGCGCCGAGTCGACCCTCGTGAGCCTGTTGCCCCTGGTGCTGATGTTCGTGGTGCTGTACTTCATCATGATCCGGCCCCAGATGAAGCGCCAGAAGGAGCACAAGGCGATGATCGAGGCGCTCGCCAAGGGGGACGAGGTCGTGACCGCCGGCGGCCTGCTGGGCAAGGTCTCCAAGCTGGGCGACACCTACCTGCACATCGAGGTGTCCAACGGCGTGGAGCTGCAGATCCAGCGCAACGCCGTGGTGCAGGTGCTGCCCAAGGGCACGATCAAGTAA